From the genome of Hymenobacter cellulosilyticus, one region includes:
- a CDS encoding helix-turn-helix domain-containing protein gives MHNLSYEIRPPAAALAHVVESFWRLETGAVVDKPVLLLPDGRIDVLFSYSRAEPLHVTLLGLGTEAEQTTLAAGTVLCAVSLRLPAAEYLLRTRVADILNSARPLPTDFWGITAAELTDFNLFCTKLNATLPTLLSPAPDPRKLRLFARLYATDGALPVHELASEASWSSRQINRYFQEYFGLSLKTYCAILRFRASFPQLKAGRLFPEQDFTDQAHFIREVRKFAGVRPKDLARNADDRFIQFSAWPPQ, from the coding sequence ATGCACAATCTGAGCTACGAAATACGGCCACCGGCTGCGGCGCTGGCGCACGTAGTAGAAAGCTTCTGGCGGCTGGAAACCGGGGCCGTAGTCGATAAGCCGGTCCTGCTGCTGCCCGACGGCCGGATTGACGTGCTGTTTTCGTATTCCCGCGCCGAGCCCCTGCACGTTACGCTTCTGGGGCTGGGCACCGAGGCCGAGCAAACCACCTTGGCTGCCGGTACCGTGCTGTGCGCCGTGAGTTTGCGGCTGCCGGCGGCCGAGTACCTGCTGCGCACCCGGGTGGCCGATATCCTGAACAGCGCCCGGCCACTACCCACCGATTTCTGGGGCATTACGGCCGCGGAGTTGACCGACTTCAACCTCTTCTGCACCAAGCTCAACGCCACGCTGCCCACGCTGCTCAGCCCGGCTCCGGACCCGCGCAAGCTGCGGCTGTTTGCGCGGCTATATGCCACCGATGGTGCCTTGCCCGTGCACGAGCTGGCTAGTGAGGCGAGCTGGAGCAGCCGGCAGATTAACCGCTACTTTCAGGAGTATTTTGGGTTGTCGCTAAAGACATACTGCGCCATTCTGCGGTTTCGGGCCTCGTTTCCGCAGCTCAAGGCCGGGCGGCTGTTTCCCGAGCAGGACTTTACCGACCAGGCCCATTTCATCCGGGAGGTGCGCAAGTTTGCCGGCGTCCGGCCCAAGGATCTGGCCCGCAACGCCGACGACCGATTTATACAATTTTCCGCCTGGCCCCCGCAATAG
- a CDS encoding FAD-dependent oxidoreductase, with the protein MLLTGKKTAIIGAGPGGLTLARLLQQHGADVTIYERDADRHARQQGATLDLHEESGLRALDAAGLLDAFRAHYRPGADKLRLVDAQATIHFDQHQEEFSAPDFGHAHFRPEIDRGPLRDLLMDSLRPGTIVWNSQLQSLVPAADGWQLQFQDGQMAYADLVVGADGANSKVRARVTPLPPFFTGFTVVEGSVYEAARHVPALWELVRGGKVFALEGTQSIILSAKGDGSLAFYTCQPTAENWVQASGINFRDSAQVAAWFARDFAAWSPVWRELFTAAAYFVPRPQYCMPSISIGQPSPTLPCSATRPTSCRPTPAKA; encoded by the coding sequence ATGCTTCTTACCGGTAAAAAAACCGCCATTATCGGCGCGGGCCCCGGCGGCCTGACCCTGGCCCGCCTCCTGCAGCAACACGGTGCCGACGTGACCATCTACGAGCGCGACGCTGACCGCCACGCCCGCCAGCAAGGCGCCACCCTCGATTTGCACGAAGAATCCGGCCTGCGGGCCCTGGATGCGGCGGGCCTGCTCGACGCCTTCCGAGCCCACTACCGCCCCGGGGCCGACAAGCTCCGCCTCGTCGACGCCCAGGCCACCATTCATTTCGACCAGCACCAGGAGGAATTCAGTGCCCCGGATTTCGGGCACGCCCACTTCCGCCCCGAAATTGACCGGGGCCCCCTGCGCGACCTGCTCATGGACTCGCTCCGGCCCGGCACCATCGTGTGGAACTCCCAGCTCCAAAGCCTGGTGCCCGCGGCCGACGGCTGGCAGCTGCAGTTTCAGGATGGGCAAATGGCCTACGCGGACCTGGTGGTGGGGGCCGACGGGGCCAACTCCAAGGTGCGGGCCCGGGTGACGCCGCTGCCGCCATTCTTCACGGGTTTCACCGTGGTGGAAGGCAGCGTGTACGAGGCGGCCCGCCACGTGCCGGCGTTGTGGGAGCTGGTCCGGGGCGGGAAAGTGTTTGCGCTGGAGGGCACTCAGTCCATTATTCTCAGCGCCAAGGGCGACGGTAGCCTGGCCTTCTACACCTGCCAGCCCACCGCCGAAAACTGGGTGCAAGCCAGCGGCATCAACTTTCGCGACTCGGCTCAGGTAGCGGCCTGGTTTGCCCGGGACTTTGCTGCCTGGAGCCCGGTTTGGCGGGAGCTGTTTACCGCCGCCGCCTATTTTGTGCCCCGGCCGCAGTACTGCATGCCCTCGATCAGTATTGGGCAGCCCAGCCCAACATTACCCTGCTCGGCGACGCGGCCCACCTCATGCCGCCCTACGCCGGCGAAGGCGTGA
- the cobC gene encoding alpha-ribazole phosphatase family protein, which translates to MDIYLIRHTSVATAAGICYGQTDVALSSRYEQEKERLCRVLAAGLGAGAVRAYASPLSRCRILAEDVVEGPICLDERLKEYHFGRWEMQAWAELPGHELEPWKADFVTQRAPEGETFTEVQQRAVAFLTEVLTQPAAEPEADVLIFAHAALIRTLLCHCLGLPLANAFRLNIDYGSVTKVRYQNQQFLLDYVNR; encoded by the coding sequence ATGGATATCTACCTGATTCGACATACAAGCGTAGCTACGGCGGCCGGCATCTGCTACGGGCAAACCGACGTGGCGCTGAGTTCGCGCTACGAGCAGGAAAAGGAGCGGCTGTGCCGGGTGCTGGCCGCTGGGCTGGGCGCCGGAGCCGTGCGGGCCTATGCCAGCCCCCTGTCGCGCTGCCGCATTCTGGCCGAAGACGTGGTCGAAGGACCTATCTGTCTGGATGAGCGGCTGAAAGAGTACCACTTTGGCCGCTGGGAAATGCAGGCCTGGGCCGAGCTGCCCGGCCACGAGCTGGAGCCCTGGAAGGCCGACTTCGTGACCCAGCGCGCGCCCGAGGGCGAAACCTTCACCGAAGTGCAGCAGCGGGCCGTGGCCTTCCTCACCGAAGTGCTGACCCAGCCCGCCGCCGAGCCGGAGGCCGATGTGCTGATATTCGCCCACGCCGCCCTGATCCGCACCCTGCTCTGCCACTGCCTCGGCTTGCCCCTAGCCAACGCCTTTCGCCTCAATATCGACTACGGCTCGGTAACCAAGGTGCGCTACCAGAACCAGCAGTTCCTGCTCGACTATGTGAACCGCTAA
- a CDS encoding SET domain-containing protein-lysine N-methyltransferase, which produces MQGLDQIHRAILNKYSYRDAQGNFVLCWDNSRFVNHSFASSLVSTPYNFELAVRDIHPGEELTDDYGYLNVWEPFEALPEPGSTRTRVLPDDLLHFHAEWDAKLRAAFRHFNRVEQPLLPLLDPQYQSTVAAVAAARQPMDSILNCYYRGEAVPVL; this is translated from the coding sequence GTGCAAGGACTCGACCAGATTCACCGGGCCATACTTAACAAATACAGCTACCGCGACGCCCAGGGCAACTTTGTGCTGTGCTGGGACAATTCCCGCTTTGTCAACCACTCGTTTGCTTCCAGTCTGGTCTCGACCCCGTACAACTTCGAGCTGGCCGTGCGCGACATTCACCCCGGGGAAGAACTCACCGACGACTACGGCTACCTCAACGTGTGGGAGCCGTTTGAGGCCCTGCCGGAACCCGGCAGTACCCGCACCCGCGTGCTGCCCGACGACCTGCTGCACTTCCACGCCGAGTGGGATGCCAAGCTGCGGGCCGCCTTTCGGCACTTCAACCGCGTGGAGCAGCCCTTACTGCCATTGCTCGACCCCCAGTATCAGTCCACGGTGGCGGCCGTGGCGGCAGCCCGGCAGCCCATGGACTCCATTTTGAACTGCTATTACCGCGGGGAAGCCGTGCCGGTGCTCTAG
- the fahA gene encoding fumarylacetoacetase gives MPNPNNPALHSWIDIAPTSDFPIQNLPFGVFETPERGPRLGVAIGDYVLDLYAVSQFGFFEDLDIPTQPKVFRRRSLNSFIRLGRPVWRAVRLRVSELLRHDNGELRDNEEAMRTCLVRQSEVQMLRPVKPQNYTDFYSSIEHATNVGIMFRDPANALLPNWRHIPIGYHGRASSIVVSGTDIRRPNGQRKAPDAAAPSFGPSQQLDFELEVAFVVGKSTELGHSIPLQHAEEHIFGLVLFNDWSARDIQSWEYVPLGPFLGKSFGSSVSPWVVTLDALEPFRTAGPVQEPEPLLYLRQLDAHNFDINLEVGIQPADAPETTVCRSNFRYMYWSMAQQLTHQASNGCNLQVGDLYASGTISGHTPDSFGSMLELAWKGTKPLPLTDGSERKFIQDGDTVTIRGFAEKDGIRIGFGEVRGTVLPANPL, from the coding sequence ATGCCCAACCCGAATAACCCCGCCCTGCACTCCTGGATTGATATTGCCCCGACCAGCGACTTTCCCATTCAGAACCTGCCCTTCGGCGTGTTCGAAACTCCGGAGCGCGGTCCGCGGCTGGGCGTGGCCATCGGCGACTACGTGCTGGACTTGTACGCGGTAAGCCAATTCGGCTTTTTCGAAGACCTGGACATTCCTACCCAGCCCAAGGTGTTTCGCCGCCGCTCCCTGAACAGCTTTATCCGCCTGGGCCGCCCGGTGTGGCGGGCCGTGCGCCTGCGCGTTTCGGAGCTGCTACGGCACGACAACGGCGAGCTGCGCGACAACGAGGAAGCCATGCGCACCTGCCTAGTACGGCAGAGCGAGGTGCAGATGCTGCGCCCGGTGAAGCCCCAGAATTACACCGATTTCTATTCCAGCATCGAGCACGCCACCAACGTGGGCATCATGTTCCGGGACCCGGCCAACGCCCTGCTGCCTAACTGGCGCCACATTCCGATTGGCTACCACGGCCGGGCCAGCAGCATCGTGGTCAGCGGCACCGACATCCGCCGGCCCAACGGGCAGCGCAAGGCTCCGGATGCGGCGGCGCCCTCGTTTGGCCCGAGCCAACAGCTGGACTTTGAGCTGGAAGTGGCTTTCGTAGTCGGCAAAAGCACGGAGCTGGGCCACTCTATTCCGCTGCAGCACGCCGAGGAGCATATTTTCGGCCTGGTACTGTTCAACGACTGGAGTGCCCGCGACATTCAGAGCTGGGAATATGTGCCGCTAGGGCCGTTTCTGGGCAAAAGCTTCGGCAGCAGCGTCTCGCCTTGGGTAGTGACCCTCGACGCGCTGGAGCCCTTCCGAACGGCCGGGCCGGTACAGGAACCCGAGCCCCTGCTCTATTTGCGCCAGCTGGACGCTCACAACTTCGATATCAACCTGGAAGTGGGTATTCAACCCGCCGACGCTCCCGAAACGACGGTGTGCCGCTCTAATTTTCGGTACATGTACTGGAGCATGGCCCAGCAGCTCACCCACCAGGCCAGCAACGGCTGCAATCTGCAGGTCGGCGACCTGTACGCCAGCGGCACCATCAGCGGCCACACCCCCGACTCTTTTGGCTCGATGCTGGAGCTGGCCTGGAAAGGCACCAAGCCCCTGCCCCTGACCGACGGCTCGGAGCGCAAGTTCATTCAGGATGGCGACACGGTGACCATCCGCGGCTTTGCCGAAAAAGACGGTATCCGCATCGGCTTCGGGGAAGTGCGCGGCACGGTACTGCCCGCCAACCCACTGTAA
- a CDS encoding NifU family protein, translating to MNSTAVLEHPLLSRVEQALDTIRPYLAADGGNVRVLNITDELVLQLELLGACGTCPMSPMTLKAGVEESVKKAVPEILRVEAINGTPFAEQPAGQTGHPVSPAPVPTPEF from the coding sequence ATGAATTCTACCGCTGTTCTTGAGCATCCTTTGTTGTCCCGCGTCGAGCAGGCCCTGGACACGATACGCCCGTATCTGGCGGCCGACGGCGGCAACGTGCGCGTGCTAAACATCACCGACGAGCTGGTGCTCCAACTCGAGCTGCTGGGTGCCTGCGGCACCTGCCCCATGTCGCCGATGACGCTCAAAGCTGGCGTGGAGGAATCGGTGAAAAAGGCCGTACCCGAAATCCTGCGGGTAGAAGCCATCAACGGCACGCCCTTCGCCGAGCAGCCCGCCGGCCAGACTGGCCACCCCGTGTCGCCGGCCCCGGTGCCCACGCCGGAGTTTTAG
- a CDS encoding RNA polymerase sigma factor, with protein sequence MGLLFERYHRKLYSFLYHMLGRADTSEDLVQTVFYRMLKYRHTYTGEGSFGPGCTTWPATCWPTTSRRTATASTTPTCRTLPRK encoded by the coding sequence ATGGGTCTGCTCTTTGAGCGCTACCACCGCAAGCTGTATTCCTTTCTCTACCATATGCTGGGCCGCGCGGATACCAGCGAGGATTTGGTGCAGACTGTGTTTTACCGCATGCTCAAGTACCGGCACACCTACACCGGGGAGGGGAGTTTCGGACCTGGATGTACCACTTGGCCCGCAACGTGCTGGCCGACCACGTCAAGAAGAACCGCCACAGCATCCACCACGCCGACGTGCAGGACTTTGCCGAGAAAATAG
- a CDS encoding RNA polymerase sigma factor — MDVPLGPQRAGRPRQEEPPQHPPRRRAGLCRENRGGTRADDALQREQEVATLHRALGRLSAENREVLILSRFQELKYEEIARVMNTTEGAVKVRVHRALNELKTIYLRIEN, encoded by the coding sequence CTGGATGTACCACTTGGCCCGCAACGTGCTGGCCGACCACGTCAAGAAGAACCGCCACAGCATCCACCACGCCGACGTGCAGGACTTTGCCGAGAAAATAGGGGTGGCACCCGGGCCGACGACGCGCTGCAGCGCGAGCAGGAAGTAGCTACCCTGCACCGGGCCCTGGGCCGGCTCAGCGCCGAAAACCGCGAAGTGCTGATTTTGAGCCGGTTTCAGGAACTCAAGTACGAGGAAATAGCCCGGGTGATGAATACGACCGAAGGCGCGGTGAAAGTGCGGGTGCACCGGGCCCTGAACGAGCTGAAAACAATTTACCTGCGCATTGAAAACTGA
- a CDS encoding HEAT repeat domain-containing protein: MNCEQAQQQLLDYLHLELTTTEQDRLDAHVAQCADCQEELQAVRRVWQTLGAVPEPAPSENLRPAFYSMLASYKEEMESTPQAKLVGFWEKLRGLLVPGPALRLAYSLGLLVVGLAAGYWLRSSPKVAPASVDQKQLAALTSQVEQMRQVMLLSLIENPSATERLRAVSYTKELSGANDKVIEALLSTLNHDENVNVRLATLEALAQLAHEPKVRLGLVQALKNQDSPLVQSALADVMVQLQERRSVQPLRRLLQQPDLNEAVKSKIKESIQHLSTGRPAAAPSTTESSHEATYSPQPASPAGLAV, encoded by the coding sequence ATGAATTGCGAACAAGCCCAGCAGCAGCTGCTTGACTACTTACACCTGGAACTGACTACCACCGAGCAGGACCGCCTCGACGCCCATGTGGCCCAGTGCGCCGACTGCCAGGAGGAGCTGCAGGCCGTGCGCCGGGTGTGGCAAACCCTGGGCGCGGTGCCCGAGCCCGCACCGAGCGAAAACCTGCGCCCGGCTTTTTACTCGATGCTGGCTTCCTACAAAGAAGAAATGGAGTCGACCCCGCAAGCCAAGCTGGTGGGCTTCTGGGAAAAACTGCGGGGCCTGCTGGTGCCCGGTCCGGCCCTGCGCCTGGCGTATAGCCTGGGGTTGCTGGTGGTGGGCTTGGCGGCTGGCTATTGGCTCCGTAGCAGCCCGAAAGTTGCTCCGGCCTCGGTCGACCAGAAGCAGCTGGCGGCCCTGACCAGCCAGGTAGAGCAGATGCGGCAGGTGATGCTGCTCTCCCTCATCGAAAACCCCTCAGCCACCGAGCGGCTGCGGGCCGTGAGCTACACCAAGGAGCTGAGCGGGGCCAACGACAAGGTAATTGAGGCCCTGCTGAGCACGCTCAACCACGACGAGAACGTGAATGTGCGCTTGGCTACGCTCGAAGCCCTGGCCCAGCTGGCCCACGAGCCCAAAGTGCGCCTGGGCCTGGTACAAGCTCTCAAAAACCAGGATTCGCCCCTGGTGCAGAGTGCCCTGGCCGACGTGATGGTGCAGCTCCAGGAGCGCCGCTCGGTGCAGCCCCTGCGCCGCCTGCTCCAGCAGCCCGACCTGAACGAGGCCGTCAAAAGCAAGATTAAAGAAAGTATCCAACACCTTTCCACCGGCCGGCCCGCTGCCGCGCCCTCAACCACTGAATCATCCCATGAAGCTACCTATTCACCCCAGCCTGCTAGTCCTGCTGGTCTTGCTGTCTAG
- a CDS encoding DUF4097 family beta strand repeat-containing protein, with translation MKLPIHPSLLVLLVLLSSCQAKAQKREFREQVSREFTLTADPGRSVLAVYNIDGPVSVQGTSGNQVVVEVTRLIRADNEADLEQGKKEAVPGFLQRNDSIVAYMAGPYDSRPRRNGRHFNHDDIKYSYTFEYVIKAPSPMRLNVSTINNGAVVVQDVSGPLQARNINGPVTLKNVQGPTDAGTINGNVEATYARSPAGSCRYSTINGDIKVTYPADVAADVRFKSMHGELYTDFPNVENLPVQVVQNKESSTGGTRYKLSKGTAVRLGKGGNDFRFETLNGDVTIKRRP, from the coding sequence ATGAAGCTACCTATTCACCCCAGCCTGCTAGTCCTGCTGGTCTTGCTGTCTAGCTGCCAAGCAAAAGCCCAGAAACGCGAATTCCGGGAGCAGGTGAGCCGGGAATTCACCCTCACCGCCGACCCAGGCCGCAGCGTGTTGGCCGTGTATAACATCGACGGGCCGGTGAGCGTGCAGGGCACCAGCGGCAACCAAGTAGTGGTGGAAGTAACCCGCCTTATTCGGGCCGACAACGAGGCCGACTTGGAGCAGGGTAAAAAGGAGGCCGTACCGGGCTTTCTGCAGCGCAACGACAGTATTGTAGCCTACATGGCCGGGCCCTATGACTCCCGGCCCCGCCGCAACGGCCGTCATTTCAACCACGACGACATCAAATACAGCTACACGTTTGAGTACGTTATTAAGGCGCCCAGCCCGATGCGTCTGAACGTTTCTACCATCAACAACGGCGCCGTTGTGGTGCAGGACGTCAGCGGCCCGCTGCAGGCCCGCAACATCAACGGGCCCGTCACGCTCAAGAACGTGCAGGGCCCCACCGATGCCGGCACCATCAATGGCAACGTGGAGGCGACTTATGCGCGCAGCCCCGCCGGCAGCTGCCGCTATAGCACTATCAACGGTGACATCAAGGTGACGTATCCGGCCGACGTGGCCGCCGACGTGCGCTTCAAAAGCATGCACGGCGAGCTGTATACCGACTTTCCTAACGTGGAAAACCTGCCGGTGCAGGTGGTGCAGAACAAGGAAAGCAGCACCGGCGGCACCAGGTATAAACTCTCCAAAGGCACGGCCGTGCGGCTGGGTAAGGGCGGCAATGACTTCCGCTTCGAAACCCTCAACGGCGACGTGACCATTAAACGACGACCCTAA
- a CDS encoding potassium channel family protein has product MWKRANLSRFLVAVLLTVGGFATGIFGFMTIEGYNFLDALYMTMITISTVGFGELHPLSAPGRLFVSVYIFFNLLVIAYLVSVLTTYIFDGELRTIFKMFKTDQEIRGYHDHVIVCGFGRNGSKAYHELRANGATVVVVEQSPDLVREADAAGAGPLPPSSATPPPTKLCWPPASAGPGP; this is encoded by the coding sequence ATGTGGAAACGCGCTAACCTGAGCCGCTTTTTAGTAGCCGTGCTGCTCACCGTCGGCGGGTTTGCAACGGGTATTTTCGGCTTTATGACCATCGAGGGCTACAACTTCCTCGATGCGCTCTACATGACGATGATTACCATCTCGACGGTCGGCTTCGGGGAACTGCACCCGCTCTCGGCGCCGGGGCGGCTATTCGTGTCGGTCTACATTTTCTTTAACCTGCTGGTCATTGCCTACCTCGTGTCGGTGCTCACGACCTATATCTTTGACGGCGAGCTGCGTACTATTTTCAAGATGTTCAAAACCGATCAGGAAATCCGGGGCTACCACGACCATGTCATCGTCTGCGGCTTTGGGCGCAACGGCAGCAAGGCTTACCACGAGCTGCGTGCCAACGGGGCCACGGTGGTCGTTGTGGAGCAAAGCCCTGACTTGGTGCGCGAGGCCGACGCTGCCGGGGCGGGGCCATTGCCACCGTCATCGGCGACGCCACCACCGACGAAACTCTGCTGGCCGCCGGCATCCGCCGGGCCCGGGCCCTGA
- a CDS encoding potassium channel family protein produces MRRARALITALPKDADNVFVALTARELNPNLKIIARASLKTSESKLLRAGADSVVMPDEIGGSHMANLVMRPEVIRFLEMMNGLGPNKLRLEELSYREIQRSYQGLSIRELDIRSRTGANVIGLKQSTGEFIVSPGADTRPAPATCCWCWAPKSRSRPWPSSSECRRDTCRRSQF; encoded by the coding sequence ATCCGCCGGGCCCGGGCCCTGATTACGGCCCTGCCCAAGGATGCCGACAACGTCTTTGTGGCCCTCACGGCCCGGGAGCTGAATCCCAATTTGAAAATCATTGCCCGCGCCAGCCTCAAAACCTCGGAAAGCAAGCTGCTGCGGGCCGGGGCCGACTCGGTGGTAATGCCCGACGAAATCGGGGGCTCTCACATGGCCAATCTGGTGATGCGGCCCGAGGTAATTCGCTTTCTGGAAATGATGAACGGTCTGGGACCCAACAAGCTGCGGCTCGAAGAGCTTAGCTACCGTGAGATTCAGCGCAGCTACCAGGGCCTCAGCATCCGGGAGCTCGACATTCGCTCCCGCACCGGGGCTAACGTCATTGGCCTCAAGCAAAGCACCGGCGAGTTTATCGTCAGCCCCGGCGCCGATACCCGCCCGGCCCCGGCGACGTGCTGCTGGTGCTGGGCACCGAAGAGCAGATCCAGGCCCTGGCCGTCCAGTTCCGAGTGTAGAAGGGACACATGTCGTAGAAGTCAGTTTTAA
- a CDS encoding glycosyltransferase family 4 protein, which yields MHILQLCPRVPFPPHDGGAIAMHDVAAGLAAAGHQVTVLAINTPKHFQPDTVLSHLAGVRLVTVPVDTRLSPVKALKNLLVGQVPYNVERFISPAVEARLVELLRTEQFDVVQVEGTFVAWYVDVIKREQPSLPVVLRAHNVEYTIWQMLAEGEANPLKRLYLRHLAKGLKKFEQDFLPRFDAVAAITEPDQRRLRALGCAEPVVFVPAGVDLTRFQVNPGIRAKPRTLFMIGSLDWLPNLEGLDWFLDHVWPQAHELLPELELHIAGKNTPARLQGLTKKNVIVHGFVESAAEFMQQYDVMIVPLLSGGGMRIKIIEGMALGKCIISTGLGSEGIFVRNGFDIVLGDEPSAWLEYLRRYCAGELDQQAIGQEAARTIARLYDNRRVIEGFVDLYSIASTRVQPASRA from the coding sequence GTGCACATCCTTCAACTCTGTCCGCGCGTTCCGTTTCCACCCCATGATGGCGGGGCTATTGCCATGCACGACGTGGCGGCCGGCCTGGCTGCGGCGGGGCACCAGGTGACGGTACTGGCCATCAACACGCCCAAGCACTTTCAGCCCGATACGGTGCTGAGCCATTTGGCCGGCGTGCGCCTCGTGACGGTCCCCGTGGACACCCGCCTTTCGCCGGTGAAGGCCCTGAAAAACCTGCTCGTGGGCCAGGTGCCCTACAACGTGGAGCGCTTTATCAGCCCTGCCGTGGAGGCCCGGCTGGTGGAGCTCCTGCGCACCGAACAGTTCGACGTGGTGCAGGTGGAAGGCACCTTCGTGGCCTGGTACGTGGACGTAATCAAGCGCGAGCAGCCCAGCTTACCGGTGGTGCTGCGGGCGCATAATGTGGAGTACACCATCTGGCAGATGCTGGCCGAAGGCGAAGCCAACCCGCTCAAGCGCCTGTACCTGCGGCATCTGGCCAAGGGGCTGAAGAAATTTGAGCAAGACTTCCTGCCCCGCTTCGACGCGGTGGCTGCCATTACCGAGCCCGACCAGCGCCGCCTGCGGGCCCTGGGCTGCGCCGAGCCCGTGGTGTTCGTGCCCGCCGGTGTCGACCTGACCCGCTTCCAGGTAAATCCGGGTATCCGGGCCAAGCCCCGCACGCTGTTCATGATTGGCTCCCTGGACTGGCTGCCCAATCTGGAAGGCCTCGACTGGTTTCTGGACCACGTCTGGCCCCAGGCCCACGAGCTGCTGCCGGAGCTGGAGCTGCACATTGCCGGCAAGAACACGCCCGCTCGCCTGCAGGGCCTGACGAAGAAGAACGTCATCGTCCACGGCTTTGTGGAGTCGGCCGCCGAGTTTATGCAGCAGTACGACGTGATGATTGTGCCCCTGCTCTCGGGCGGCGGCATGCGCATAAAGATTATTGAAGGCATGGCCCTGGGCAAGTGCATCATCAGCACCGGACTGGGCTCGGAGGGAATTTTTGTGCGCAACGGCTTCGACATTGTGCTCGGCGACGAGCCCTCGGCCTGGCTTGAGTACCTGCGCCGCTACTGTGCCGGCGAGCTGGATCAACAGGCCATTGGGCAGGAAGCCGCCCGCACCATTGCCCGACTCTACGACAACCGCCGGGTCATCGAGGGCTTCGTGGACCTGTACAGCATTGCTTCAACCCGCGTCCAACCCGCCTCCCGCGCCTAA
- a CDS encoding glycosyltransferase, whose protein sequence is MKLLVLLSRFPYPLDKGDKLRAFHQLRYLARHHEICLLALTDEAVPEESYAAVRPLCRGGLHVHQLRKPGIALNMARALVKGLPAQVGYFYDAAAQRRLDTLLQEFRPQHVYCQLIRMAEYLRPHAGQLPMTLDYMDVFSAGMQRRATQAPGWQRPVISLEARRLLAYEATVFEWFGHHTIISDQDRQLIHHARRQQIHVVLNGIDTDFFQPDDARPKDYELVFCGNMSYHPNVDAAEFLALEILPLVQQQHPGARLLIAGTTPVARVLALASEAVVISGWLPDIRDAYASARVFVAPMRVGTGLQNKLLEAMAMRLPCLTTPLANNALRGAPSQDLLVGESAAELAAGISQLLSEPALADALAARGLEFVRRHYNWAAATGKLEALFGK, encoded by the coding sequence ATGAAGCTGCTCGTTCTGCTGTCCCGGTTTCCGTACCCGCTTGATAAGGGCGACAAGCTCCGCGCCTTTCACCAGCTGCGCTACCTGGCCCGCCACCACGAAATCTGCCTGCTCGCCCTCACCGATGAAGCTGTGCCCGAGGAGTCGTATGCCGCCGTGCGGCCCCTGTGCCGGGGCGGCCTGCATGTGCACCAGTTGCGCAAGCCTGGCATTGCGCTTAATATGGCCCGGGCCCTGGTTAAGGGGCTGCCTGCCCAGGTGGGCTACTTTTACGACGCCGCCGCCCAGCGCCGCCTCGACACGCTGCTGCAGGAGTTCCGGCCCCAGCACGTGTACTGCCAGCTGATCCGGATGGCCGAGTACCTGCGTCCCCACGCCGGCCAGCTGCCCATGACGCTGGATTATATGGACGTATTTTCGGCCGGCATGCAGCGCCGCGCCACCCAGGCCCCGGGCTGGCAGCGGCCCGTCATCAGCCTTGAAGCCCGCCGCCTGCTCGCCTACGAAGCCACAGTATTTGAGTGGTTTGGGCATCACACCATCATTTCCGACCAGGACCGGCAGCTCATTCACCACGCCCGTCGCCAGCAGATTCACGTGGTGCTCAATGGCATTGACACCGACTTTTTCCAGCCCGACGACGCCCGGCCCAAGGACTACGAGCTGGTGTTCTGCGGCAACATGAGCTACCACCCCAACGTGGACGCGGCCGAGTTTCTGGCCCTCGAAATCCTGCCTCTGGTGCAGCAGCAGCACCCCGGGGCCCGCCTGCTGATTGCCGGCACCACGCCCGTAGCCCGGGTGCTGGCCCTGGCTTCCGAGGCCGTGGTCATCAGCGGCTGGCTGCCCGATATCCGCGACGCCTACGCTTCGGCCCGGGTATTTGTGGCGCCCATGCGGGTGGGCACAGGTTTGCAAAACAAGCTGCTCGAAGCCATGGCCATGCGCCTGCCCTGCCTGACTACACCCCTGGCCAACAACGCCCTGCGCGGCGCGCCCAGCCAGGACTTGCTGGTAGGGGAGTCGGCCGCCGAGCTGGCCGCTGGCATCAGCCAGCTACTCTCGGAACCCGCCTTGGCCGACGCCCTGGCCGCCCGCGGCTTGGAGTTTGTGCGTCGGCACTACAACTGGGCTGCCGCCACCGGCAAGCTCGAAGCCTTATTCGGGAAGTAA